From one Chloroflexota bacterium genomic stretch:
- a CDS encoding DinB family protein, producing the protein MIDRKAALKQDLQESRDALMKAVAGLSAAQWARPTAAEGWSVKDVFAHLAYNQAGQGRLIRNILDGKGGTPANFDLEYYNRRGVEKQKEKSVEQLSVDLAASQADLLALVDALNDAQLDAQGTHASVMREVTVEEILRTVARHDREHTGHITDALK; encoded by the coding sequence ATGATTGACCGCAAAGCCGCATTGAAGCAGGACCTGCAGGAATCGCGCGATGCGCTGATGAAGGCCGTCGCCGGTCTGAGCGCCGCGCAGTGGGCGCGGCCGACCGCCGCCGAGGGCTGGAGCGTCAAGGACGTGTTCGCGCACCTGGCGTACAACCAAGCGGGCCAGGGCCGCCTGATCCGCAACATCCTCGACGGCAAGGGCGGTACGCCGGCCAATTTCGACCTCGAATATTACAACCGGCGCGGCGTCGAGAAGCAGAAGGAGAAGTCCGTCGAGCAGTTGAGCGTCGATCTGGCGGCCAGCCAGGCCGACCTGCTCGCGCTGGTCGATGCGCTGAACGACGCGCAGCTCGATGCGCAAGGCACTCACGCGTCGGTCATGCGCGAGGTCACCGTCGAGGAGATCCTGCGCACGGTGGCGCGCCACGACCGCGAGCACACCGGGCACATCACCGACGCGCTGAAGTAG
- a CDS encoding serine hydrolase: MLSDLQLNLERIANGVNAEWGVYTKFLADGSEIAINADRPMDTMSVIKIPILVELFRQVDAGRIDLDRRITLETYHKRFGTGVLRTLDNGLSLTLRDAAMLMIIQSDNTGTDLCFDAVGGPEAVNRSMFALGFTSMHAPGTCFDWFRALGTAMDPSYDTLSPSELFSKGYPNLPPREAAAARERFHLAGEHPFGLSSAREMGRLLEMIQAGTCASRASCDEMLRFMRLQQFTSRIPKYLFGAGTPHKTGDFGPFIANDVGLIEPYGKPPVIVCFFNARHRGIWANLEEAVARMSEKVWEYALALA, from the coding sequence ATGCTATCCGACCTGCAACTCAACCTCGAACGCATCGCCAACGGTGTCAACGCCGAGTGGGGCGTCTACACCAAGTTCCTCGCCGACGGCTCCGAGATCGCCATCAACGCCGACCGGCCGATGGACACGATGAGCGTCATCAAGATTCCGATCCTCGTCGAGTTGTTTCGGCAGGTTGATGCCGGGCGCATCGACCTCGATCGGCGCATCACACTGGAGACGTACCACAAGCGCTTCGGCACCGGCGTCCTGCGCACGCTCGACAACGGGCTGTCGCTCACCCTGCGCGACGCGGCGATGCTGATGATCATCCAGAGCGACAACACCGGCACCGACCTCTGCTTCGACGCCGTCGGCGGCCCGGAGGCGGTCAACCGCAGCATGTTCGCACTCGGCTTCACGAGCATGCACGCGCCCGGCACCTGCTTCGACTGGTTCCGCGCACTCGGCACGGCGATGGATCCGTCGTATGACACGCTCTCGCCGTCCGAACTGTTCAGCAAGGGCTACCCGAACCTGCCGCCGCGTGAGGCCGCCGCCGCCCGCGAACGGTTCCACCTGGCCGGGGAGCACCCGTTCGGGCTGTCGAGCGCGCGGGAGATGGGCCGCCTGCTGGAGATGATCCAGGCCGGCACGTGCGCCAGCCGCGCCTCGTGCGACGAGATGCTGCGCTTCATGCGGCTCCAGCAGTTCACATCGCGCATCCCGAAATACCTGTTCGGCGCGGGCACGCCGCACAAGACCGGCGACTTCGGCCCGTTCATCGCCAACGACGTCGGGCTGATCGAGCCGTACGGCAAGCCGCCGGTGATCGTCTGCTTCTTCAACGCGCGGCACCGCGGCATCTGGGCGAACCTCGAAGAGGCCGTTGCCCGCATGAGCGAGAAGGTCTGGGAGTACGCGCTGGCGCTGGCGTGA
- a CDS encoding metallophosphoesterase translates to MPLTRRQFVRGTIGALSLCAGGLGYSALVEPRVLSIERVTITLPRLPAALDGLTIVQLSDLHRGPHTDESEIAAAVDAANALAPDLVVLTGDYVPDADAPRYVESCAAQMARLKAGLGVYGVLGNQDDWSDGRLVAAALPSAGVPIMRNTAKAIEHNGARFWLAGADDACKGWLDLDKTLRGIPASEPTILLVHEPDIADYVSRHPVDLQLSGHSHGGQVRVPGVGPLILPFLGTKYTMGLYQVNRLPLYVTRGVGMIAPAVRFNCPPEITHITLRARAA, encoded by the coding sequence ATGCCACTCACGCGTCGCCAGTTCGTGCGCGGCACCATCGGCGCGCTCTCGCTGTGTGCGGGCGGCCTCGGCTACTCGGCGCTGGTCGAGCCGCGCGTCCTCAGCATCGAGCGCGTCACGATCACCCTGCCGCGCCTGCCCGCCGCGCTCGACGGCCTGACCATCGTCCAGTTGAGCGATCTGCACCGTGGGCCGCACACGGACGAGTCCGAGATCGCGGCGGCGGTCGACGCCGCCAACGCGCTCGCCCCCGATCTGGTCGTGCTGACCGGCGACTACGTGCCCGACGCCGATGCGCCGCGCTACGTCGAATCGTGCGCCGCACAGATGGCGCGCCTCAAAGCGGGCCTCGGCGTCTACGGCGTGCTCGGCAACCAGGACGACTGGAGCGACGGGCGCTTGGTCGCCGCGGCCCTGCCGAGCGCCGGCGTACCGATCATGCGCAATACGGCGAAGGCGATCGAGCACAACGGCGCGCGCTTCTGGCTGGCCGGCGCGGACGACGCCTGCAAGGGCTGGCTCGACCTGGACAAGACGCTGCGCGGCATCCCAGCCAGCGAGCCGACCATTCTGCTGGTACATGAGCCGGACATCGCCGACTATGTGTCGCGGCACCCGGTCGACCTGCAACTGTCCGGCCACTCGCACGGCGGACAGGTGCGCGTGCCGGGTGTCGGGCCGCTGATCCTGCCGTTCCTCGGCACGAAGTACACCATGGGCCTGTACCAGGTCAACCGCCTGCCGCTGTACGTCACGCGCGGCGTCGGCATGATTGCCCCCGCCGTGCGCTTCAACTGCCCGCCCGAGATCACCCACATTACGCTGAGGGCGCGCGCCGCCTGA
- a CDS encoding ribose-phosphate pyrophosphokinase, translating into MTHAAYEPDEIRVFAGSGSQALTRRICAELGVEPGANEVLRFSEGNLFVRIRENVRGRRVYIVQSIVFPANDNFVELLFWIDAFKRASAESVTALIPYFSYAKGDKKDEPRVSIRARVCADAIESAGADRVVTLDLHAQQIQGFFKIPVDDLYAVHVLCDDFRARGLDNVVVVSPDVGFAKRARQYAELLGAGLAIGDKDRPAHDERARVFDLIGDVRGKTALIVDDFTLTCGSLVETAHTLVEHGAVRVVAAVTHGVFAPGSMQRLDASPIEELVITDSIESQPVLFSPKVRVVTVAPLLAEAIRRIHWRRSLSELFPHKAK; encoded by the coding sequence ATGACCCACGCCGCCTACGAGCCCGACGAGATCCGCGTCTTTGCAGGCAGCGGCAGCCAGGCGCTGACCCGCCGGATCTGCGCCGAGCTTGGCGTGGAGCCGGGCGCCAACGAGGTGCTCCGCTTCTCCGAGGGCAACCTGTTCGTGCGCATCCGGGAGAACGTCCGCGGCCGCCGCGTCTACATCGTGCAGTCAATCGTCTTCCCCGCCAACGACAACTTCGTCGAGTTGCTCTTCTGGATCGACGCATTCAAGCGCGCCAGCGCGGAATCGGTCACGGCGCTCATCCCCTACTTCTCGTACGCCAAAGGCGACAAGAAGGACGAGCCGCGCGTCTCGATCCGCGCGCGCGTCTGCGCCGATGCCATCGAGTCGGCCGGCGCCGACCGCGTCGTGACGCTCGACCTGCACGCCCAGCAGATTCAGGGCTTCTTCAAGATTCCGGTCGACGACCTGTACGCCGTGCACGTGCTGTGCGACGATTTCCGCGCGCGCGGTCTGGACAACGTCGTCGTCGTTTCGCCCGACGTCGGCTTCGCCAAGCGCGCCCGGCAGTATGCCGAGTTGCTCGGCGCGGGACTGGCGATCGGCGACAAGGACCGCCCGGCGCACGACGAACGCGCGCGGGTATTCGACCTGATCGGCGACGTGCGCGGCAAAACCGCCCTGATCGTGGACGACTTCACGCTGACCTGCGGCTCGCTGGTCGAAACGGCGCACACGCTGGTCGAGCACGGCGCGGTGCGCGTGGTGGCCGCCGTCACCCATGGCGTCTTCGCGCCCGGCTCCATGCAACGGCTGGACGCCAGCCCGATCGAGGAACTGGTCATCACCGACAGTATCGAGAGCCAGCCAGTGCTGTTCTCGCCGAAAGTGCGTGTCGTCACCGTCGCGCCGCTGCTGGCCGAGGCGATCCGGCGCATTCACTGGCGCCGCAGCCTGAGCGAGCTCTTCCCGCACAAAGCCAAATAG
- a CDS encoding maleylpyruvate isomerase N-terminal domain-containing protein: protein MTAQSPKTVDRAALRAEWEAMRTDFHALVDTLTDSQWRQPSVSTGWTNGELLTHFVISIGLLPRQVDSARKGANLGNMPGGLLHTGSYWLTRLTAMRLKRDGLKQRFERDYAAGLLLLDGIHDDEWSKGAEFFGSGFWDMETVCRRPVEHWREHGAQVRLAAKN from the coding sequence ATGACCGCACAATCCCCCAAAACCGTTGACCGCGCCGCGCTGCGCGCCGAATGGGAGGCGATGCGCACCGACTTCCACGCCCTGGTCGATACGCTGACGGACTCCCAGTGGCGGCAGCCGAGCGTGAGCACCGGCTGGACGAACGGCGAGTTGCTGACGCATTTCGTGATTAGCATTGGCCTGCTCCCGCGCCAGGTCGACAGCGCCCGCAAGGGCGCTAATCTCGGCAACATGCCGGGCGGTCTCCTTCATACAGGCAGCTACTGGCTGACGCGCCTGACCGCCATGCGGTTGAAGCGCGACGGGCTCAAGCAGCGTTTCGAGCGCGACTACGCGGCCGGACTGCTCCTGCTGGACGGCATCCATGACGACGAATGGAGCAAAGGCGCGGAGTTCTTCGGCAGCGGGTTCTGGGACATGGAAACGGTCTGCCGCCGGCCGGTCGAGCACTGGAGAGAGCACGGTGCGCAGGTGCGGCTAGCGGCCAAAAACTAG
- a CDS encoding L,D-transpeptidase codes for MLKLRIRWVLGLCALLCAFNALLIVPVADAGSVPGEPATWSEPDGADAVEPTDADLPEVTAFLPALAPDFATGKWIDVNLSRQRITAYYNGRAMRSVLVSTGTWRHPTVVGRFRVYRKVHSQTMSGGSRAAGDYYRLPGVPHVMYFYSGYAIHGTYWHHNFGRRMSHGCVNLTLADADWFYSWSPIGTPVITHY; via the coding sequence ATGTTGAAACTCAGAATACGCTGGGTGTTGGGGTTGTGCGCGCTACTGTGCGCGTTCAACGCGTTGCTGATCGTACCGGTGGCCGATGCCGGGAGCGTGCCCGGTGAGCCGGCGACATGGTCGGAGCCGGATGGCGCGGATGCGGTCGAGCCGACCGATGCCGACCTGCCGGAAGTCACCGCATTTCTGCCCGCGCTCGCGCCGGATTTCGCGACGGGCAAGTGGATCGACGTCAACTTGTCGCGCCAGCGCATCACGGCCTACTATAACGGACGCGCCATGCGCTCGGTGCTGGTGTCGACCGGTACATGGCGGCACCCGACCGTGGTCGGGCGCTTCCGCGTCTATCGCAAGGTCCACTCGCAGACGATGAGCGGCGGTTCGCGCGCGGCGGGCGACTACTACCGGTTGCCGGGCGTGCCGCACGTGATGTACTTCTACAGCGGGTACGCGATCCACGGCACCTACTGGCACCACAACTTTGGACGCCGGATGAGCCACGGCTGCGTCAACCTGACGCTGGCCGACGCCGACTGGTTCTACAGTTGGTCGCCGATCGGCACGCCGGTCATCACGCATTACTGA
- a CDS encoding DUF2207 domain-containing protein — MIRRFIAVLAVMVLLGVVTAGPALAAPPAAGKVYRFDRLDADLTVQSNGDIDVVETQTFSYVSGDFEGYGFRHIPFNNLEDITQVSVAEAGREFRQSTDRSAGTYYTIRDSQFHIWWWYGRPQVPSTRTFVVRYTVKGGLRIYDGGDQLWWKAVFPDHAVTIPNSKITVRLPAGAVGSQLKTDIYRNAEIDSRAKAQVVGDNAVVFTTTSIPDGTFIEARVQFPHGLVSAARPKWQDAADAEAARAEAMKPMLSLVNLALLALAALIGVVSLPLMYLLWYVRGRDAPTHFTASQVSEPPDATPPGVIGTLLDEQADVRDVLATLVDLARRGHLRFEERQTEGIFGIGAHRTFALVRARGAQDSLRPYEASVLSAVFSFSDETTLDALKNKFYRALPGIRSQMYQEVVSSGFYRQSPNATRSSWQMLAFGCLVLLGLLAFFAGKPLMSVFSNVPWVGFALIAFAIELMVTANFMPARTTKGAEASARWKAFRRYLEDIDRYVKTGMPQAGAIFERYLPFAIAFGFNDRFTKAFAAAGAPAPVWYHPYYVGHSTGSYRGGGADLTGGSGVGGVPDLQSVSNNMAGSLQSMSDGLTSMLNSASTTFTSSPSSGHSGGGGGGGGGGGGGGGVG, encoded by the coding sequence ATGATACGACGATTCATCGCTGTGTTGGCAGTGATGGTTCTGCTGGGTGTTGTGACTGCGGGGCCGGCCCTGGCTGCGCCGCCGGCGGCCGGCAAGGTGTACCGCTTTGATCGGCTGGATGCAGACCTGACCGTGCAGTCCAACGGCGACATTGACGTGGTCGAGACGCAGACGTTCTCCTACGTCAGCGGGGATTTTGAGGGGTACGGCTTCCGGCACATCCCCTTCAACAACCTGGAGGACATCACACAGGTATCCGTCGCGGAGGCGGGGCGCGAGTTCCGGCAGTCGACCGACCGCTCGGCCGGCACGTACTACACGATACGCGACAGCCAGTTCCACATCTGGTGGTGGTACGGGCGGCCGCAGGTGCCGAGCACGCGCACGTTTGTGGTGCGCTACACGGTCAAGGGCGGGCTGCGCATCTACGATGGCGGCGACCAGTTGTGGTGGAAGGCGGTCTTCCCCGATCACGCCGTCACGATTCCGAACAGCAAGATCACGGTGCGCCTGCCGGCCGGCGCGGTCGGCAGCCAGTTGAAGACCGACATCTACCGGAACGCGGAGATCGACTCGCGTGCGAAGGCGCAGGTCGTGGGCGACAACGCGGTGGTGTTCACCACGACGAGCATCCCGGACGGCACGTTCATCGAGGCGCGGGTGCAGTTCCCGCACGGACTGGTGAGCGCGGCCAGGCCGAAGTGGCAGGACGCCGCCGACGCCGAAGCCGCGCGCGCCGAGGCGATGAAGCCGATGCTGTCGCTGGTGAACCTGGCGCTGCTGGCGCTGGCGGCATTGATCGGCGTCGTCAGTCTGCCGCTGATGTACCTGCTCTGGTACGTGCGCGGGCGCGACGCGCCAACGCACTTCACGGCCAGCCAGGTCAGCGAGCCGCCGGATGCGACGCCGCCCGGCGTCATCGGCACGCTGCTCGACGAGCAGGCCGATGTGCGCGACGTGCTGGCCACGCTGGTGGACCTGGCCCGGCGCGGCCACCTGCGCTTCGAAGAACGCCAGACCGAGGGGATCTTCGGCATCGGCGCGCACCGGACCTTTGCGCTGGTCCGCGCGCGCGGCGCGCAGGACAGCCTGCGGCCGTACGAAGCGAGCGTGCTGAGCGCTGTATTCTCCTTTAGCGACGAGACGACGCTCGATGCGCTGAAAAACAAGTTCTACCGCGCGCTGCCGGGCATTCGCAGCCAGATGTACCAGGAGGTCGTGTCTTCCGGTTTCTATCGCCAGAGCCCCAATGCCACGCGCTCAAGCTGGCAGATGCTGGCGTTTGGCTGCCTGGTGCTGCTCGGTCTGCTCGCGTTCTTTGCCGGCAAGCCGCTTATGAGTGTGTTCTCGAACGTGCCGTGGGTCGGCTTTGCACTGATCGCCTTTGCGATCGAGTTGATGGTTACGGCGAACTTCATGCCGGCGCGCACGACGAAGGGGGCGGAGGCATCGGCCCGCTGGAAGGCGTTCCGGCGCTATCTCGAAGATATCGACCGCTATGTCAAGACCGGCATGCCGCAGGCCGGCGCGATATTCGAGCGGTACCTGCCGTTTGCGATCGCCTTCGGATTCAACGACCGGTTCACGAAGGCGTTTGCGGCGGCGGGCGCGCCCGCGCCGGTCTGGTACCACCCGTATTACGTAGGGCACAGCACTGGTAGCTATCGCGGCGGCGGTGCTGACTTGACGGGCGGCAGCGGCGTCGGCGGCGTGCCCGATCTGCAGAGCGTGAGCAACAACATGGCCGGGTCGCTGCAGTCGATGAGCGATGGCCTGACGAGCATGCTCAATTCGGCGTCGACCACGTTCACGAGTTCGCCGTCCTCCGGGCATAGCGGTGGCGGAGGCGGCGGCGGTGGTGGGGGCGGCGGTGGCGGCGGCGTCGGGTAG
- a CDS encoding SpoIIE family protein phosphatase produces the protein MKALLLKRLPLFAALPDADVQALADAMRTLALDTGTLMLHEGDVADRFFVLAEGEVDVIKALGTSDERLLAVRGPGAFIGEMGLLNPERQRTASVRARTPVQMYEMTRADFETVLHRHPLIAYEMVRVVSSRLQESENETVASLRQKNAELTRAYEDLKAAQAQIIEKERLERELQVAREIQQSILPHTLPQMPGFDFDARMIPSRAVGGDFYDFVPLAGGRLGIAIGDVSDKGVPAAIFMALARSLLRAEAFRADAPDAVLRNVNRLLLDMNDAGMFVTMLYGVLDGASHRFEYVRAGHERPAHVGAQGACDFSARMPGQPLGLLPTPALTRQTVDLVPGSTLVLYTDGVTDTMNTQQQPFGAERLCAALASLHGEPVHTLCDDLIGALDRYRAAAPQHDDIALVALRAR, from the coding sequence ATGAAAGCGCTCCTGCTGAAGAGACTGCCGCTGTTCGCGGCCCTGCCCGACGCCGACGTGCAAGCGCTGGCCGACGCCATGCGCACGCTGGCGCTCGACACGGGCACGCTGATGCTCCACGAAGGCGATGTCGCCGACCGCTTCTTTGTGCTCGCCGAAGGCGAAGTGGACGTCATCAAGGCGCTGGGCACATCCGACGAGCGCCTGTTAGCCGTGCGCGGCCCCGGCGCATTCATCGGCGAGATGGGACTGCTCAACCCGGAGCGGCAGCGCACCGCCAGCGTCCGCGCGCGCACGCCCGTGCAGATGTACGAGATGACGCGGGCCGACTTTGAGACCGTCCTGCATCGCCACCCGCTGATCGCGTATGAGATGGTGCGCGTGGTGAGCAGCCGCCTGCAGGAGTCGGAAAACGAGACGGTCGCCAGCCTGCGGCAGAAGAATGCCGAATTGACGCGCGCCTACGAAGACCTCAAAGCCGCGCAGGCGCAGATCATCGAGAAAGAACGGCTGGAGCGCGAGTTACAGGTCGCGCGAGAGATCCAGCAGAGCATCCTGCCGCACACCCTGCCGCAGATGCCCGGCTTCGACTTTGACGCGCGCATGATCCCCAGCCGCGCGGTCGGCGGCGATTTCTACGACTTCGTGCCGCTGGCCGGCGGGCGACTCGGCATCGCCATCGGCGACGTGTCGGACAAAGGCGTGCCCGCCGCGATCTTCATGGCGCTGGCGCGCAGTCTCCTGCGCGCCGAGGCATTCCGCGCCGACGCGCCCGACGCGGTGCTGCGCAACGTGAACCGGCTGCTGCTCGACATGAACGACGCCGGCATGTTCGTCACCATGCTGTACGGCGTGCTCGATGGCGCGTCCCATCGCTTCGAGTACGTGCGCGCCGGTCACGAGCGCCCCGCGCATGTCGGCGCGCAGGGCGCGTGCGATTTCAGCGCGCGCATGCCCGGCCAGCCGCTGGGTCTGCTGCCGACGCCGGCCCTGACCCGCCAGACGGTCGACCTCGTGCCCGGCAGCACGCTCGTCCTCTACACCGACGGCGTTACCGACACGATGAACACACAGCAACAGCCGTTCGGCGCTGAACGCTTATGCGCCGCGTTGGCCAGTCTTCACGGCGAGCCGGTACACACGCTGTGCGACGATCTGATCGGCGCGCTCGATCGCTACCGCGCCGCCGCGCCGCAGCACGACGACATCGCGCTCGTGGCGCTGCGGGCGCGGTAG
- a CDS encoding acetolactate synthase large subunit, whose translation MKGAEALLRTLLNGGVDVCFTNPGTSEMQFVAAVDRVPQMRAILALYEGVVTGAADGYARMADKPAATLLHLGPGLANGLANIHNARKALSPMVNIVGEHATYHVQYDAPLTSDIAGIAKPVSAWVCTTQSAGTIARDAAEAVQIARQTPGRIATLITPADATWDETDGPATVAAPAAPAAVDDAAILDAMRALTSGEPCMLMLDGFALRAQALEYAGRIARQTGARLLSPTFYPRMQRGAGRVNIEPLPYFAELASQKLQGLKHLILVGAKPPVAFFAYPGKPSWLTPDGVQIHELATRANDLPDALMRLADAVGAKAPAATQTLLRPDLPSGELKPSSMARALAALLPEQAIVVDESGTSSLPGFGMTASASPHDWLVSTGGAIGWGPPVATGAAVACPDRKVLNLQADGSMMYTLQALWTQAREQLNVTTVIYNNRAYRILGIEFGRTGSGAMPGAQAAPLLSLENPQLDFVSLAKGMGVPAVRVTTAEEYSRALAAMLKEQGPNLIEAVI comes from the coding sequence ATGAAAGGCGCGGAAGCGTTGCTGCGGACACTGCTGAACGGCGGTGTCGACGTCTGCTTCACCAACCCCGGCACGTCGGAGATGCAATTCGTGGCCGCGGTCGATCGCGTGCCGCAGATGCGGGCGATCCTGGCGCTGTACGAGGGCGTAGTGACCGGCGCGGCCGACGGCTACGCGCGCATGGCCGACAAACCGGCCGCGACGCTGCTGCACCTCGGCCCCGGGCTGGCCAACGGGCTGGCGAACATCCACAACGCGCGCAAGGCGCTGTCGCCCATGGTCAACATCGTCGGCGAGCACGCGACCTACCATGTGCAGTACGACGCGCCGCTGACATCGGACATCGCGGGCATCGCCAAGCCGGTTTCGGCGTGGGTATGCACCACGCAAAGCGCCGGCACGATCGCGCGCGACGCGGCCGAGGCCGTGCAAATCGCGCGGCAGACGCCGGGGCGGATCGCGACACTGATCACGCCGGCCGACGCGACGTGGGACGAGACGGATGGCCCCGCAACCGTGGCCGCGCCGGCCGCACCAGCGGCGGTGGACGATGCGGCGATCCTCGACGCGATGCGCGCGCTGACCTCCGGCGAGCCGTGTATGCTGATGCTGGACGGCTTCGCGCTGCGCGCGCAGGCGCTGGAATACGCCGGGCGCATCGCCCGTCAGACCGGCGCGCGCCTGCTGTCGCCGACGTTCTATCCGCGTATGCAGCGCGGCGCGGGCCGCGTCAACATCGAGCCGCTCCCGTATTTCGCTGAGCTGGCGAGCCAGAAGCTGCAGGGGTTGAAGCACCTGATCCTGGTCGGCGCGAAGCCGCCGGTGGCGTTCTTCGCATACCCCGGCAAGCCGTCGTGGCTGACGCCGGACGGCGTGCAGATCCACGAACTGGCGACGCGGGCGAACGATCTGCCCGACGCGTTGATGCGCCTGGCCGATGCGGTCGGTGCGAAGGCTCCGGCGGCGACGCAGACTCTGCTGCGGCCGGACCTGCCGAGCGGCGAACTGAAGCCGTCCAGCATGGCGCGGGCGCTGGCCGCGCTGCTGCCGGAGCAGGCGATTGTCGTGGACGAATCGGGCACGTCATCCCTGCCCGGCTTCGGCATGACCGCAAGCGCGTCGCCACATGACTGGCTGGTGTCCACCGGCGGCGCGATCGGCTGGGGGCCGCCGGTCGCGACGGGCGCGGCGGTGGCGTGCCCCGATCGCAAAGTGCTGAACCTGCAAGCGGATGGCAGCATGATGTATACCCTCCAAGCGCTCTGGACACAGGCGCGCGAGCAGTTGAATGTGACGACGGTCATCTACAACAACCGCGCTTACCGCATCCTGGGCATCGAGTTCGGCCGCACTGGCTCCGGCGCGATGCCGGGTGCGCAAGCTGCGCCGCTGCTGAGCCTGGAGAACCCGCAACTCGACTTCGTATCGCTAGCGAAAGGCATGGGCGTGCCGGCCGTGCGCGTGACGACGGCCGAAGAGTACAGCCGCGCGCTGGCCGCGATGCTGAAAGAGCAGGGGCCGAACCTGATCGAAGCGGTGATATAG
- a CDS encoding nitrogen fixation protein NifH, whose amino-acid sequence MKRHAQINPEALAWLLAPDDPGVRYLALRDLCDRPEDDAELVSARREAHTHGPIAQVLAAMQPDGYWEQPGPGYLPKYRSTVWAVCLLAQLGARVDMDVRIATACAYLCDHALLPGGQFTSNGAPSGTVDCLQGNLYWSLAALGWFDPRLDAALEWMARTVTGEGVAPMADKKAPVRYYAGKCGPQFACGANNKHACAWGAAKVMLAFGAAPPKRRTPLVKRAIKAGVDFLFSVDPADATYPSGWAAKPSGNWWKFGFPLFYITDLLQIVEALAALGYARDERLKRALAVVHEKQDARGRWPLEYGYAGKTWVNFGVMKQPNKWVTLRALRALKAAGG is encoded by the coding sequence GTGAAGCGACATGCGCAGATCAATCCGGAAGCATTGGCATGGCTGTTAGCGCCGGACGACCCCGGCGTGCGCTACCTGGCGCTGCGCGACCTGTGCGACCGGCCTGAAGATGACGCGGAACTGGTTTCTGCACGTCGCGAGGCGCATACGCACGGGCCGATCGCGCAGGTGCTGGCGGCGATGCAGCCGGATGGCTATTGGGAGCAGCCCGGCCCCGGCTACCTGCCGAAATACCGCTCGACGGTCTGGGCCGTCTGCCTGCTGGCGCAACTGGGCGCGCGTGTCGACATGGATGTACGCATCGCGACCGCCTGCGCGTACCTCTGCGACCACGCACTGCTGCCGGGCGGGCAGTTCACGTCCAATGGCGCGCCGTCCGGCACGGTGGACTGCCTGCAGGGCAATCTCTACTGGTCGCTGGCTGCACTCGGCTGGTTCGACCCGCGCCTGGATGCCGCGCTGGAGTGGATGGCGCGCACCGTCACCGGCGAGGGTGTCGCGCCGATGGCCGACAAAAAGGCGCCGGTGCGTTACTACGCGGGCAAATGCGGGCCGCAGTTTGCGTGCGGCGCGAATAACAAGCATGCTTGCGCCTGGGGCGCGGCGAAGGTGATGCTGGCGTTTGGCGCGGCGCCGCCGAAGCGGCGCACGCCGCTCGTCAAACGGGCGATCAAGGCCGGTGTCGACTTCCTGTTCAGCGTCGATCCCGCCGATGCGACCTATCCGTCAGGCTGGGCCGCCAAACCGAGCGGTAACTGGTGGAAGTTCGGCTTTCCGTTGTTCTACATCACCGATCTGCTGCAAATCGTCGAGGCACTGGCCGCGCTTGGCTACGCGCGCGACGAGCGCCTCAAACGCGCGCTGGCCGTCGTGCACGAGAAGCAGGATGCGCGGGGCCGCTGGCCGCTTGAGTACGGCTACGCCGGCAAGACCTGGGTGAACTTCGGTGTGATGAAGCAGCCGAACAAGTGGGTCACATTGCGCGCGCTCCGCGCGCTGAAGGCGGCGGGCGGGTAG